The Pseudonocardia broussonetiae DNA segment AAGCTGCGGGTCCTCGAGCCACGACAGCGCCACCCGCGCCACCCAGGGCCGAGACGTCAGCACCCCGGACGGCAGGTCCAGATCCGGCGTAGCCGCGACCGCCGCCGGGATCATGTCCAGCACCTCGTACGCGCGGACCAGCGCCGACGCCCGCGTCTCGTCCTCGGCCATCGCCTGCACCCGGCATCCCACGTCCACCGTCAGGTCCTGGCCGCCGAGACGGCGCCGAACCTGCTGGTCGACGTCGCGGTCGGTGCTGCCGGTGACGCCGATGCCGATCGCGGCGAGCTCGTCGTACTGGCCGTCCGCGCCTTCCTCGCCGAGCACGCCCAGGTCGACCCGCACCACCCGCGGGAAGTCCTCCGCGACGTCCGGATCGGCCAACGTGCGGGCGTACGCGGCCACCGTGGCGTGCAGCGCCACCACCAGCAGCGGCGCCGGGCTGCCGGTCACCGAACCACCCAGCACGGGGCCGGGTCGGGCCACGCCATCGGCGCCGGGAACGACCCCTGCGGGCCGCTGGCTGTTGCCGCGGCGACAGCCGACTCCGACACGTCAGCCGCGGGCGGGCCGAGGAGCTCGGTCAGGCGCGCACCGAGCGGGGCCCGGCCGCCGACGCCGACGTCCTCGACGGTCGGCCCGGTGGCGACCGTCGCGGCCCGGGACTGCGGGCGGTAGTAGTCCGCCAGCACCACCCGGACCGCGAGCGACTGCTCCGGCTCGACGGCGTCAGGGTCGTCGGCCAGCGACCGGCCGTCGCCGCCGAACAGGTGCCGGTCGACCCGACGCACCGCCGCGGCGATGAAGCCCTCCATCTCGGCCGTCTTCGACGCATCGAACGACAGCCGGATGTTCAGGTACTCCCGCGCCTCGGCCACGGACAGCACGTCGAGCGCGGACACCGGTCAGTCCTTCGACGCGGCCGGCCGACGCGGCTTGTCCGCCGCGGCGCTGCCGACGACCAGGTCGCCCTGGTCCCGCTTCCCGACCAGCCCGCGGCCCTCGAGGCGCTTCACCTCGTCGGCGTCGAGCCCGTCGGGCAGCGGCGCACCCTGGTACAGGTACTGGATCTTGTCGCCGACGTGCACCACCGCGCACGGCCCGGTCACGATGTACTCGCTCACGAGGTCACCCCCGTGATCTCGTAGCCGGCGTTCGGCTCGAGCACCACGGGGACCGTGATGCGGCGAGCACGCAGCCGGTACGCGTCGGTCTCGTCCTCGCGGATGCTCTTGGTCTCGATGCCCGCGACCGACCCGGCGTAGCCCGGCCCGCCGAGGTTCTCGTCGGCCATGCCGCCGAGCTGCGTCGAGTCGACGACCAGCGCGGCGTTCGCGAGCGGGATGTTCGGGGTGGCGAGCCACCGCATCCCGTCGATCACCGGGAAGTTGCCGGTGAGGACCGGGGAGTTCCCGTCCTCGCGGGGCAGGTAGCCGGCGTCGGCGAACGTCGCCATCGCGTGCGTCCACGCGGTGGTGGACACGACGACGGTGTCGGGCTCGAACCCGTCGTTGAGGTCGATGACGGCGGCCTTCGCCTTCGCCACGTCGAGGAAGATCTGCTTCGCCGTGGCGGTCGTCCACACCGCGGCGGCAGCGGCGGTCTGCGTGACCGCCGATGCGATCGCGGCGATCGCGACGCTGTCGACCTTCTTGACCATCTGGTTGACCAGCTTGAGGAACGCGCGGTCGATCGGGTTGCGCAGCAGCCGGGCGATCGCCTCGTCCGTGACGGGCACGTCCTGGCCCCACTTCTGGACCTCGGCGATCTGCGTCGTGCCGAGCGTGATCCCGGCCAGCGGGTACTCCATGCCCGGCCGCACGACCCGCGGGTCGCGGTCGGTGTAGAGCGACTCGCCCTGCTCGAACTGGATCGCGCCGCCGACCGCGGTGAAGCGGCCCGTCAGCAGGGCGTCCGCGATGAACCGCTGCTCGGCGATGGTGCGGAGCCGACGCGCGATCAGCTCCGGGCTCTGCAGCAGCCGGTGGATGCTGGTGACATCGCCGGTGACGGTGGGAGCCGCCGGCGGGTAGGTGTAGGGCATCGTTCGTCCTCCGTCAGCGGGCCATCTTGACGCGGCAGGTCTGCCCCGCCGTCGACTGTGCGGTCGTCGCGATCCCGACCACGTGGGCGTAGTTCGTGCCGGCCGCGATCGGCGTGACCCGGCCGTTCGCCGCCGGGACGAGGATGTCGCCCACCGCGACCGCGGCGTTCACGATCAGCTCCTGCACGCCACCCGAGGTGACTCCGACCATCGCGCCCGACGCGGCGTCCTGCACCGCGGCGCCCATCCAGGCCGCCGTGGTCGCCGAGGTCTCGATGACGGTCTCGGCCGCGGACAGCGCGACCAGCCGGCCACCGGTGATGGCGGCGCCGGCGGTGAACGTGACGTCCGTGCCCGGCTTGAACACGGGGATGTAGTCAGCCATGACTCAGGCCTCCGACCCGAAGATGCTCGCGTAGAGCGGATCCACCGAGGTCTCGGCGCCGCCGTTGTGCCCGACCGGCGGGCCGACCGGGATCAGGCCCTTCTGCAGGGACGCGAGCGTGTCGCGCGCGCCCGTACCCGGGTCGGCCTCGAGGTTGGTCAGCCACGCGGCGCGGCTCGCCGGCGCGATCCGGCCGTCGGCGATCGCCGCGTCGACGAGCGCCTCCCGGTCCTCGCGCTCCTGCCGGGCGTGCGCCTGCCGGCCGAGCTCGGCATCGCGACGCAGCTGCGCCAGCGCCTGCGAGTCGACCGGCTCGACGCCCTCGGGCAGCTGCGCCGGGGTGTTCGTCTCGTCGTCGTCCTCGTCGTCGCCGTCGGCGCGCTCGTCGAGCGCCTCCTCCAGCGCGGCGAGCACGGTGGTCTCGTCGGCGTTGGCAGCGACTCCGAGCCGCTGCCGGACGTCATCCAGGAAGGGCACGAGGCCGCTCCTCTCAGTTGTGGATCGCCCGGCCGCGGACGCGGCGGGAGTTGTACGGCCCGGCATGGCGGGCGCGGGCGCACGATCGCGCCCGGCGTAGGTGAACGCGGACAGGTCGAACCGGTCCGGCGCGGCGAGGCTGTCCCACATGTCCCAGAACGAGCCGCTGCTGCCGCCCGGGGTGATCTGCTCACCCGCGGCGGTGCCGGTCTCGTCGGCTGCTGCGACCCGGTCCGCGAGGCCCGCGGCGACGGCCTCGTCGGCGGTGTACCAGGTCTCGGCGCGCATCACCTCGCGCCACTGCTCCGTGGTCCCGCCGGCCTTCGCCGCGTAGGTCGAGGCGAGCGCGTCCGACGTCGAGTCGAGCATCCGCTGCGCCTGCGCCATCTCCGCGGCGTTGCCGATCGCGACACCCCACGCGTCGTGAACCATCAGCTGCGAGCCGATGCCCATCACGACCTCGTCGCCGGCCATCGCGATGACCGAGGCCGCCGACGCCGCCAGGCCGTCGACGCGCACCTCGACCTGGGCGCGGTGCGCGCGCAGCATGTTCGCGATCGTCACGCCCTCCGACGCGTCCCCGCCCGGCGAGTTCAGATGCAGCACGATCCGGTCGACGTCGAGGGTGGCCACGTCCCGGACGAACGCATCGGCGGTGACGCCGAACCAGCCGCCGATGGTGTCGAAGAGGTAGACGTCGGCCGAGGACGACGCCGTACCCGGCTCGGCCTCCTCGGTGGCGGCCTGGCCCTCCGCCAGCGCCAGGACCGGGCCGACTCGATACCACGGCCGGGGTGCGCCTGCGGCCGCGCGCAGACGGGGACGATCAGGCATCCGTGCCTCCAGGGTCGCCGGCCGGGGGCCGGTCGGTGTCGTCGGCCGCGGGCAGGCCGTACTGCTGGCGCAGGTGCCGCTCCAGCGCCGGGTCGTTCGACAGCGCGCCGGCGTCGACGAGCAGCTTGATCGCCTGCGCGGTCGCGGCGTGCCGGCTGCCGATCTCGTCGAACACGATCCGCGGCGCCGGCTCGTCCGGGCCCCAGTTCCAGTCGACGAGGTCCTCGACGATGTGCTGCTGCGCGACATCGGCGATCGACTCGGCGACCGTCTGCAGCGACAGCGTGAAGAAGTCCGCGAACGTCGTGCCCAGCGCCCACGACCCGGTCTGCGTGCCGAGGTTCAGGAAGTGCGCGAGCACCGCGCGGGCAATCTGCTCGTCGTGGTACCGGATCGGGGTGTCGGCGTCCGGCAGGGACCCGTCCACGCCGCGCAGCAGCAGGTCCGCGCCGTACGGCACCGCGGCGCCGGCGGCGTCACCGGAGCGCCAGTCCTGCGCCAGCTTCCGGCCGGCGTCGAGGCTGGCCTCCTTCTCGCCGCCCTTGTACAGCGGCACGCCCATCCCGTTGCGCTCGATCGTCTGCGCCTGCACCCGCAGCAGCCGGTCCTTGATCAGCCAGTGCTTGTACGCCGGGCGGAGCAGCGACGACCCCACCCAGTTCCCCGCCTCGCGCTCGTGCACGTACGCGACCAGCCGCGACACCGGGATCTTCACCGTGGCCAGCGTGTCCGCACCCGCGTACTGCTCGATGCCCTCCAGGCCGCCGTCACGCGCCACCTGAATGCTCGCGATCGACCGAGCCGGGCGCAGCGCCAGCTTCCGCAGCCGCACCCGCCCCGCCTCGTCCAGCCGGCACACCTGCTCGAAGTAGGAGTGCCCGAACGGCAGCGACAGCATCGCCATCCGCAGGTGCTCCGCCCACGAGAACCGGTCCCGCACCCGCCGCGACGGCGCCGCCTGCTCGTCGACGCCCTGCACCGGCAGCCCTAGGTCCTCCGACAGCTGCGACACCACCTCGTCGCGCGCACCCGACGGCGCGATCCGCCACCGCGTCCGCAGCACCGGCAGCGTCACCGCCCGCAGCACCGACGCCACCTGCGCGTCCTGCTTGCGCATCTGGTCGTACACCGCGACCGACAGCGGCCACCGCAGCTCCGGCGTGGTCTCCTCCGACGGCGCCATCCACCACGAGCCCGCCGCGTTCGCGTAGCCCAGCTCCGACGTCGGCGCGCCGATCGGTGCAGTCATCCGAGGTCCACCTCCCTTGCCACGTCAGAAGCCCATCCGAGCCAGATCCGCCGTCTCGAGCCGAGCGCTCGACTGCTCCACCGCAAGCGGCTCAGGGGACGGCCCCAGCGCGCCGTGCACCAGCAGCACATGCCGGGCGATCGCCGCCGCGACCTTCGGGGCGATGTTCGCCCCGCTGTTGCGCCGACCGAACGCCCACGCCCCATCACCGATCGGGCGCTTCCGGACCGCCTCTGCCGCCGTGTCCAGCACCTCGTCGCCGAGGTGGAACGGCAGCTCGTCGACGTAGCTCATGCACGCCCGCGCCAGATCCGGGCCCTTGAGCCGCACCACCTGCAGGCCTGCGTCCTCCAGCTGCTGCGCGAGCGGCCCAGCCGGGCCGTTCGGGTCGATCCCCCAGCGCGTAGGCCCATGCGACCCGTCGATCTCGACCGCTCGCGGCACGACCCAGTCCATACCCACCGGCCACGCCTCGTCCGGGTCGGCGTTCCGGTCCGGGCGAGGCGCCTCCACCAGCACGCCGCCGTTCGGCCGGAACCCTGCCGCCACGATCGCCGCCGCCGTCCGCTCCGGGTTCACATCGACCGCGAACACCGGCGTGCCCTCGATCGACGAGCCCGGCGCCTCCCGCAGCCGCCACGCCTGCGCCGGGATCAGCCGCGACCCTGCAGCGCCCTTCGTCGGCCACATGCCGAAGCACTCGCGGGCGAACCCCTCCTCGGACATCACCCGGCGCAGCCGCACCAGCGCCGCCTCGGTGAGCCGGCCCGAGCCCAGCGACGGGTTCGGCGGTGTCCAGTTCGCCCGATCGTCGAGGAACGCGCGCCGCACCTCCGGCGCCATCGCCGCGAGCTCGTCCAGCGACGCCGCGAGGCCCCAGTCGCGGTACCCGATCAGGCCCGGGTCGTCCGACTCGGCACGCTCCCGGGTCCGGAACATCACCTCGCCCTGCGCGCCGTCCAGCGGCGGTGTCGAGGTCAGGATCACCTGCGCATTCGGCTGGGCCGCCGTCGCCGGCGCCTGCGCCTCCATCTGCGCGTCGTTCAGCGCGAACGCCTCGTCGAGGATCAGACACTCGGGGTCCATTCCACGACCACCGCGCGCCGACCGGGCGACGAACTTGAGCTCGGCCTGCGTGTCAAGGCGCTCGAACGACTCGTGCCCGTGCGTCCCATTGATCTTCACGGTGGTGCCGAGGTCCGGGAACTCGATGTAGAACTCGCCGAGCCGCCCCGGAGCCGGCTGGCCGAGCTTCCGCAGGATCTTCTCGACGAACTTGAACGACCGCATCGTCGTGTCGACCCGGTGCGAAGACCACAGAATCAGGTGCTCGTCCAGCGCGAGGAACCCGTACAGCGCTCGCGGCGTCAGCAGCCCGGCAGACTTCCCGTTCTGCCGCGACACCCACTCCGCGTAGTCCGGGCACGCCCAGCCGCCATCGCCGCGGATCGACAGCATCAGGTCGAGCCCGTCGCGCTGCCAGTCGTCCGGCGTCAGCCCACCCGCCTTGACGAGGTCGACCGCGTCATCGGCGAGCGAGTCGACGATCCCGGGCGGGCGGACCTCAACCCGCGGCCGCAGCGCGCCGCGCAGCGGCTCGGGCAGTAAAGCGAGCGACACCTGTCGGAACCTCCTGCTCGGCGACCTCGGCGCGCACATCAAGCGCACGCTCAGCGGGCGACATCGCGCGCAGCAGCGCCACGACTCGCGTCAACTCCCGCGTCGCCGCCGTCATCGACAGGCCCTGGTCGACCTGCACGGCCAGCGCGCGGGCGGCCGCGGCCTCCGTGGACGCCTGCACCCGCTCGGGCATCGCGGCGAGCTCGGCGGCCAGCGCGGTCCCGACCTCACCGCGTGCAGGTGTGCGCGGCGCGCGGGCGGCCGCGGGCTTCTTCGCGGCCGGCTTCGGGGCGCGGCAGGCGTCACACCGCTTGGGCAGGGGCCCGCGGGAGCCCTTGCGGCGCAGGACGGGGGCCGGGCACGTATCGCACACAGGAACGCGCATTTCGGCCACCTCCCGGAAAAGTTTGCTAAAAAGTCCGACTTTTTGCTAAAAAATGGCCTCAGAGGCCCATTCTTGGCATTTTCGAGGCATTTACCGCCCCTAGATCGTCCATTTGGGCGCCCGCCAGGGGGGGTACGGGGCCGGAGAGGCCGGGGTGACCGGCACCCCCCTCTGGATCTTATTGGGCCTCTGACCTGCCGATATGCCGCGTTTGTGCTGGTCAGCCCTCTGCGAGGACGTCGGCGACGATGTAGAGCAGCAGCAGGCCGGTGCTGATCGCGATGCCGATGGCGAGCATGACGCCGGCGCCGAGGCCGACGAGCTGGGCTCGGGTGAGTCGGGGCATCGTCACCACTCTCTCGATGCGTGGCCGGTGGCTCCGAGTGGTCGGAGTCCGGTGCGGGCGCGGGCGGTGTTGGACCTGGCTGCGTTGCACCGGTTGTGCGCGAGGCGCAGGACTGCGCCGTGCTCGGGTAACTCGAGGCCGCCGTCCATGAGGGAGACGAGGTGGTCGGCGGTGGGTCCCCACCTGTGGTTGCCGGGCAGGGTGCGGTCGACGTGGCGGCCGCAGAGCCAGCAGTTGGTCTCGTCGGTGGTGGCGAGGAACGCGGCGCGGGCTTCGCGCCAGGCTCGGCCACCTCGGCGTCTGGTCACCGGCGGCCCCTCGCGGTCAGCCTGTCTGCGGGTCCTGCTGCTGGTACTCGGCGACCAGCTCGTCGACGACCGGGATCAGGCGCTCGCTGATCAGCTCCTGCGCGTAGACGTAGACCTCGCGCACGTGGTGGGCACAGAGCGGGATGGGACACCCGTCGATCAGTGGCCGGTCGCAGTGGTCGTGGGCGACGCATCCGTAGGCGAGGGTCGGC contains these protein-coding regions:
- a CDS encoding head-tail connector protein, whose protein sequence is MSALDVLSVAEAREYLNIRLSFDASKTAEMEGFIAAAVRRVDRHLFGGDGRSLADDPDAVEPEQSLAVRVVLADYYRPQSRAATVATGPTVEDVGVGGRAPLGARLTELLGPPAADVSESAVAAATASGPQGSFPAPMAWPDPAPCWVVR
- a CDS encoding capsid cement protein, coding for MADYIPVFKPGTDVTFTAGAAITGGRLVALSAAETVIETSATTAAWMGAAVQDAASGAMVGVTSGGVQELIVNAAVAVGDILVPAANGRVTPIAAGTNYAHVVGIATTAQSTAGQTCRVKMAR
- a CDS encoding head maturation protease, ClpP-related; translation: MPDRPRLRAAAGAPRPWYRVGPVLALAEGQAATEEAEPGTASSSADVYLFDTIGGWFGVTADAFVRDVATLDVDRIVLHLNSPGGDASEGVTIANMLRAHRAQVEVRVDGLAASAASVIAMAGDEVVMGIGSQLMVHDAWGVAIGNAAEMAQAQRMLDSTSDALASTYAAKAGGTTEQWREVMRAETWYTADEAVAAGLADRVAAADETGTAAGEQITPGGSSGSFWDMWDSLAAPDRFDLSAFTYAGRDRAPAPAMPGRTTPAASAAGRSTTERSGLVPFLDDVRQRLGVAANADETTVLAALEEALDERADGDDEDDDETNTPAQLPEGVEPVDSQALAQLRRDAELGRQAHARQEREDREALVDAAIADGRIAPASRAAWLTNLEADPGTGARDTLASLQKGLIPVGPPVGHNGGAETSVDPLYASIFGSEA
- a CDS encoding phage portal protein family protein, which encodes MTAPIGAPTSELGYANAAGSWWMAPSEETTPELRWPLSVAVYDQMRKQDAQVASVLRAVTLPVLRTRWRIAPSGARDEVVSQLSEDLGLPVQGVDEQAAPSRRVRDRFSWAEHLRMAMLSLPFGHSYFEQVCRLDEAGRVRLRKLALRPARSIASIQVARDGGLEGIEQYAGADTLATVKIPVSRLVAYVHEREAGNWVGSSLLRPAYKHWLIKDRLLRVQAQTIERNGMGVPLYKGGEKEASLDAGRKLAQDWRSGDAAGAAVPYGADLLLRGVDGSLPDADTPIRYHDEQIARAVLAHFLNLGTQTGSWALGTTFADFFTLSLQTVAESIADVAQQHIVEDLVDWNWGPDEPAPRIVFDEIGSRHAATAQAIKLLVDAGALSNDPALERHLRQQYGLPAADDTDRPPAGDPGGTDA